The Phoenix dactylifera cultivar Barhee BC4 chromosome 12, palm_55x_up_171113_PBpolish2nd_filt_p, whole genome shotgun sequence genome has a window encoding:
- the LOC103705020 gene encoding SNF1-related protein kinase regulatory subunit beta-1-like encodes MGNASGKEGENGPGEPSARSDGGDPANYHLVGDMGSTPPVSPRQSRSPIMFAPQIPIAPLQRGAEVPPALNYTRMNSSHGHFDAPLEKGIPTLITWNNGGDDVAVEGSWDNWSSRKVLQRSGKDHTILLVLPSGIYQYKFIVDGECRHMPDLPCFSDDMGQTVNLLDVNDYVPENLESVSESEAPLSPDSSYGRPFLVDEDFAKEPPALPPQAHVTVLGPQNNEDSSKKPEHALLNHLFIEKGWALQSLVALGLTHRFQSKYVTCVLYKPMGRQQQ; translated from the exons ATGGGTAACGCGAGCGGCAAGGAGGGAGAGAACGGGCCCGGCGAGCCGTCGGCGAGATCGGACGGTGGGGATCCGGCGAACTACCACCTGGTGGGCGACATGGGGAGCACGCCGCCGGTGAGCCCCCGCCAGTCCCGGTCGCCGATCATGTTCGCTCCCCAG ATTCCAATAGCTCCACTGCAGAGAGGTGCTGAGGTCCCTCCTGCTTTAAATTATACGAGGATGAACTCTTCGCATGGGCATTTCGATGCTCCCCTTGAGAAGGGAATTCCCACGCTGATTACATGGAACAACGGAGGAGACGATGTTGCTGTGGAAGGGTCATGGGATAACTGGAGTTCAAG GAAGGTACTACAGAGGTCGGGCAAGGATCACACCATCCTGTTGGTCCTTCCATCTGGGATCTACCAGTACAAGTTCATTGTTGATGGTGAATGTAGGCATATGCCTGATCTTCCTTGCTTCTCTGATGACATGGGACAAACTGTTAATCTTCTTGACGTCAAT GATTATGTTCCAGAAAATCTGGAAAGTGTTTCTGAATCCGAGGCACCGCTATCACCAGACTCCAGCTATGGCCGGCCATTTCTTGTGGATGAGGACTTTGCAAAAGAGCCACCAGCTCTTCCACCCCAGGCGCATGTTACAGTCCTTGGCCCCCAGAACAATGAGGATTCTTCAAAAAAGCCCGAGCATGCTCTCCTGAACCACCTCTTCATCGAGAAAGGATGGGCCTTGCAGTCGCTGGTTGCCCTTGGCCTGACCCACAGGTTTCAGTCGAAGTATGTGACTTGCGTCCTCTACAAACCTATGGGAAGGCAGCAGCAGTAG
- the LOC103705019 gene encoding protein LEO1 homolog, protein MEEETRNQMMQNLFGDQSEEEEEAEEADSEHEVAANHSDYHSDEAEGEAEIDGEGEGEGEGEVEGQGEVDVESEAEAHDIDLDHGESEGERVQSSPEREISDQRMESEPKDADSEEEGYGQRVVTSRRREIVASDSEGSEDNHYADRDNEDMEVDNTRKPRSVDEQKDHEVVRDVFGDSDEEEPAEYSAQNEIEQHLHRSPMEEEGSYEKGFRPEDIVPDDDGQYESEDENLEKKPKEKPVGPPLELDIPLRPPPGHPEGMNMIKVSNIMGIEPKPFDPKTYIEEDVFVTDESGAKKRIRLEDNIVRWRAVKNRDGTTSYESNARFVRWEDGSLQLLIGNEVLDISVHEADHDQTHLFLRHGKGILQSQGRLLRKMRFMPSSLSSKSHRLLTALVDSRHKKVYKVKNCITDIDPEREKEEKERVEGQTIRANVLLQRKREKVNRKYTQTVSRGQQLSPGFLEEALEEEDEPEDYYNSRRAASARNRFEEDMEAEAQAEKRIMNAKRSNILKSVPRKPSLLAARLARRRVEEYSESDREESEYESDGEDIERSLAHTREDEPDHEDEYEEDEADEEALGANSSSNEDEYEEPRKKIRETGGSSLKRKEIESDGESPPRKTTVHRRKAVVFDSDEE, encoded by the exons ATGGAGGAGGAGACGAGGAATCAAATGATGCAGAACCTCTTCGGCGATCAAtccgaagaggaggaggaggcagaggaggcTGATTCCGAGCACGAGGTCGCTGCCAACCACTCCGATTACCACTCG GATGAAGCAGAAGGCGAGGCTGAGATCGATGGTGAAGGAGAAGGTGAAGGGGAAGGTGAAGTTGAGGGGCAAGGTGAAGTTGACGTGGAAAGCGAAGCTGAAGCCCATGATATAGATCTTGACCATGGAGAGAGTGAGGGAGAAAGGGTTCAGAGTTCCCCAGAAAGAGAAATTAGCGATCAAAGGATGGAGAGCGAGCCAAAAGATGCTGACAGTGAAGAAGAAGGCTATGGGCAAAGAGTAGTAACAAGCAGGAGGCGAGAAATAGTTGCTAGTGATTCAGAGGGATCTGAGGATAATCATTATGCTGACCGTGATAATGAAGATATGGAGGTTGATAATACAAGGAAACCAAG GTCAGTAGATgagcaaaaagaccatgaagTTGTTCGTGATGTTTTTGGGGACTCTGATGAGGAAGAACCTGCTGAATATAGCGCTCAGAACGAAATTGAGCAACATTTACAT AGATCTCCTATGGAGGAAGAAGGGAGCTATGAGAAAGGTTTCAGACCAGAGGACATAGTGCCCGATGATGATGGCCAGTATGAGTCAGAAGATGAGAATCTTGAAAAGAAACCAAAGGAGAAACCTGTTGGTCCACCATTGGAATTGGATATTCCGCTGCGCCCTCCACCAGGTCATCCTGAAGGA ATGAACATGATCAAGGTGTCAAACATCATGGGCATTGAACCAAAACCTTTTGATCCTAAGACATACATAGAAGAGGATGTGTTTGTCACAgatgaatcaggagctaagaaACGTATACGCCTAGAGGACAATATCGTGCGCTGGAGAGCTGTCAAGAATCGCGATGGCACGACCTCT TATGAAAGCAATGCACGTTTTGTAAGGTGGGAAGATGGAAGCTTACAGTTACTAATTGGGAATGAAGTTCTTGACATATCTGTGCATGAGGCAGATCATGATCAAACACACCTATTTCTTCGGCATGGAAAG GGAATCTTGCAGTCTCAAGGAAGGCTTTTACGGAAGATGAGATTTATGCCATCTTCTTTATCATCAAAGTCTCACCGTTTACTGACTGCTCTTGTTGACTCACGTCATAAGAAGGTTTACAAAGTGAAAAATTGCATTACTGACATTGAtccagagagagaaaaagaagagaaggaaagg GTTGAAGGACAAACAATCAGAGCCAATGTACTACTTCAGAGGAAACGTGAAAAGGTGAACCGAAAGTACACACAAACTGTGAGCAGAGGACAACAGCTTTCGCCAGGGTTTTTGGAGGAGGCACTAGAGGAG GAAGATGAGCCTGAAGACTATTATAATTCTCGCCGGGCAGCTTCAGCTCGTAATCGTTTTGAGGAAGATATGGAAGCAGAAGCACAGGCTGAGAAGCGCATAATGAATGCAAAGAGA TCAAACATACTCAAAAGTGTCCCTCGCAAACCATCCTTGCTTGCTGCTCGTCTGGCAAGGCGCCGGGTAGAGGAATATTCGGAGAGTGACAGGGAGGAATCTGAATATGAAAGTGATGGTGAGGATATTGAGAGGTCACTGGCACATACAAGGGAAGATGAGCCAGACCATGAAGATGAATATGAGGAGGatgaggcagatgaagaagctTTAGGTGCAAATTCTTCATCCAATGAAGATGAATATGAG GAGCCAAGGAAAAAGATCAGGGAAACTGGAGGCAGCAGTCTGAAACGCAAGGAGATAGAATCAGATGGAGAGTCTCCACCAAGAAAGACAACAGTGCATCGTAGAAAGGCAGTTGTCTTTGACAGCGATGAAGAGTGA